The sequence AATTTCTTCATCATTTTCCTTTACATTAAAATTTGCAAAATGATATAGTTTGGGTTTAAATTTTATATAAATGCTTAACCCTTGCCTGCTATAATTGCCAAAATTTACAAAAGGCACTTTATGTTTTCATCATTTTTCAAAGATAAAAAATGGGCTCTTTGGGCTTACGGCGGAGCGCTATTTATCATCTTGCTGCTTGTCTATCAAACGCATCTAAATGTCCGCATCAACGAGTGGTATAAAAATTTCTACGACATCATGCAAAACTCAAAGGATCACAATGTAGATGAGTTTTGGCAAGGGATATTAAATTTCTTAAAGATCGCCATGCCTTATGTCGTAACCTACACGGTGATATCGTTCTTTGCGAGCCACTGGGTCTTTCGCTGGAGGGAGGCGATGACCTTTAAGTATCTCAAATTTTGGCGAAACTGCCAAAACGACATCGAGGGCAGCTCACAGCGTATCCAAGAGGACGTTTATCGCTTTGCCAAGATCATGGAGAGCCTTGGCGTGCAGGTTTTAAAGGCATTTATGACGCTGATCGCCTTTATACCAGTGCTTTGGGAGCTAAGCAAAAGCGTGAGCCTGCCTTTCATCAAGGATATCGAAGGCTCGCTAGTTTATATCGCGCTACTAATTAGCATCGGAGGCCTCATCGTATCGTGGTTTGTGGGTATAAAGCTGCCACACCTTGAGTATAACAACCAAAAAGCGGAGGCGGCGTTTAGAAAAGAGCTAGTTTATGGCGAGGATGATAAGCTTAAATTTTGCCAGCCAAACGTCATGCTAGAGCTTTTTACTGGGCTCAAACTAAACTACTATAAGCTCTTTTTGCACTATGGCTACTTTAATCTTTGGCTCATCTCATTTTCGCAAATTCTTGTCATCGTGCCTTACATCATCATGGGCAATGGCCTATTTAGCGGCGTCATCACGCTTGGCGTTTTGATCCAAGCTAGCAATGCTTTCTCGCAGGTCAGAGAGAGTTTTAGCGTCTTTATCGATAACTGGACGACGATAACGGAGCTAAGATCGGTTAATAAGCGTTTGAGAGAATTTGAGAGAAATATAGGCTATAAAGCGTAGGGGTTAAATTTACATACTGAAGAAACTCGGATAAATTTTAAAATTTTATGAACGAGTAATTTCGGCTCTAAAATTTGAGCTAAGCTGTAGGCGAAGCCAAATTTTAGTAGTCAATTCTTACGAGTGAATGAAAATTTAAAATTTGTAAATTCTTTTTATTCAAAAGGGTGACAAGGGGACTTGAATTTTGCTTCGCTAGCTCGCAACTGCGGGGCAGACACGAAGTCCGTCCCCTTATCCCCCTTTTTAAATCCCCCAAACCCCTCGCACGTTAGAAGTGCATGCGATAGCACTATCGTGCCGCATGTGTTTTGCTATCAAGTAAGTTTTCGCAAATTGAAAAATTTCATGAGCGAGTAATTTCGGCTCTAAAATTTGAGCTAAGCGGTGAGCGAAGCCAAATTTTAGTAGTCAATTCTTGCGAGTGAATGGAATTTTAAAATTTGTGCGATAGTAAATTTCTATTTTTGAAATCGCAAAATTTAAATTTCACCCCTCGTTTAACAATGCATATCCAACTCAGGCTATAATACGCCAAATTTTAATCCAAAAAGGATGAAAATGAAAAAATTTTTACTTACGTTATTAACAGCTAGCATGCTTATCACAGGCTGCACGAGCGTCACAAAGTCAGGCGTCGTGGGCGCAGATCGCAAGCAGTTCATGCTAGTATCTTCTGAAGCGATGGAGCAAAGCTCGGCTCAGGCTTACGTCAAGACACTAACAGCTGCTAGAAGCAAGGGCGAGCTAAACGTCGATCCGATCCTCACAAAAAGGGTTCAAGATATTGCAAAAAGGCTGATCGCGCAAACTGGCGTTTTCAGAGAGGATGCCCTAAAATGGAAGTGGCAAGTAAATGTCATCAACGAAGATACGCTAAATGCTTGGTGTATGCCAGGTGGCAGGATCGTCGTTTATAGCGGTATTATTAAAAAGCTAAATTTGACAGATGCACAGCTAGCAGCGGTCATGGGTCACGAGATCGCCCACGCGCTTAGAGAGCACAGCAGGGAGCAAGCGAGTACCGACCAGCTCAAAAACATCGGCATCTTCGCAGTCGCAACCGCCACAGGACTTGGCGACCTTGGCGCAAGCGCTCTAAATTTAGCCAGCCAATACACCATCTCACTGCCATTTTCTCGCTCACACGAGACCGAGGCCGATCACATCGGCACTGAGCTAATGGCAAGAGCTGGATATGATCCAAAAGAGGCGGTCGAAGTTTGGGTCAAGATGAGCAAGATGAATGTCGGTAAAATACCTGAAATTTTAAGCACTCACCCATCAAACGAGAGCAGGATCAAGGATCTAAAAGAGATCGCAGCAAAGCTTGAGCCGATCTATCAAGCAACCAAAAAAGGTTAGGCTTGATCGAGCGAGCAAATTTAAGCGACCTTGAAGCGATCACGCAAATTTATAATGACTACATCTTAGACAGAAGTGCGACTGCTGATATGCGGCCAGTTAGCACAAAGGAGCGAGAGCCTTGGTTTAACGCCCACGGCGGCTCGCGCCCTATCTTTATCTACAAAGAAAATGATGAAATTTTAGGCTACTGCTCGCTAAGTGACTTCAATCCCAAGATCGCTTACGATATAAGCGTAGAGATAAGCATCTATGTCGCTAAAGAAGCCCTTAAAAAGGGCATCGGCAAGCAGCTTTTAGCCCACAGCCTAAATGAAGCTAGAGGGCTAAATTTAAAAAACGTCATCGCGCTAATCTTTAGCAAAAACGAAGCAAGCCTTGGGCTGTTTTTGAAATTTGGCTTTGAAAAATGGGGCGAACTGCCTGGCGTTTGCCTGATGGATGGCGAGTATAAAGATGTCGTTATCTTGGGGCTAAAGCTCTAAAAGCCAAGCATTAAGCAAATGAAGATATAATCACCTTCTTCTTGGGTAGATGTCCGAGCGGTTTAAGGAGCACGCCTGGAACGCGTGTGTGGGGCAACTCACCGAGAGTTCGAATCTCTCTCTACCCGCCATTTTAACAGCAACTACAACCCTTAAAAACTCCTTGACCTTCATTTTACTTTTAATCGTTAAAATATCAAAAAAGCAGGAGGTGTTTTATGGATGAAGTAAAGGCAAAAATAAAAGAGATAGCCGCTAATATAGAAAAACTAGGGGCTAGCATAACAACAGAAGAAGCAACAAAAAACGCTTTTATAATGCCTTTTATCAGGGCTTTAGGCTATGATGTTTTTAACCCATTAGAGGTAATGCCTGAATATACCCAAGATATTGGCACAAAACAGGGAGAGCGTATAGATTACGCTATTTTTCAAAATAATGAGCCAGTTCTTTTGGTTGAGTGTAAAAAGATAGGAGCTGAACTAAATGCTAAAAACGAGTCACAGTTACTTAGATACTTTAATGTCAGCAGAGCTAAATTTGCGATTTTGACAAATGGTCGTGATTATAAATTTTATACCGACTTAGAAGAGAAAAATATAATGGATACAACTCCATTTTTAAGCTTTGATATAACAAAAATAAAAGATACACAAGTGCTTGAACTCGAGAAATTTCATAAAAAGAATTTTGACTTAGAAAATATTTTCAACACTGCAAATAACCTAAAATATACAAACCAACTCGAAAAAGTAGTTAGCGCTGAGCTTGAAAATCCTAGTCGAGAATTCGCATCATACTTTTTTAGAAAGATCAGCGACCAAGTAGCAACCGAAAAAAGGGTCGAGCAGATCATGCCTTTACTAAAAGCAGTCTTTGCTGGGCGCATTAACGATATGGTAAGAGATAGGCTAACGTCAGCACTTGATAAGGAGACAAAGAAAGAAGCAGAGCCTTTGCCACCCCAAGAAGACGAAAATAAGGTCATAACCACACAAGAGGAGTTAGACGCCTTTTATATTGTTAGAGCGATATTGGCAGCGGTTACTAATGTAGAAAATATAACATACAGGGATGCTCAGTCTTATTTTGCAATATTCTTTAACGATAATAACCGCAAGCCGATATGCAGACTATACTTCACAGATAATAAAAAACAAATAGGCATAATGGATAGCGAAAAAAACGAAACAAGATTTCAACTTGATAGGATCGAGGATATTTATGCCTATTCTGAAAAATTGTGTGAAGTAGCTAAATTTTACGCTAGTCAAAACTAATACACAAACTATCACGGCAGAGCTTTTCGCTCTGCTAAATAAATTTACTTTCATATTTTTTATGTCACACAAAAACATCTAATACTAAGGCATTTAAAAAATTTAAACCTAAAGTGCTAAAATCTCCTAAATTTAATGCAAATTTATAAAACCAAAAAGAGACAAAATGATCGAACACTTGCTGCTGTTTTTCGCACTGCTAGCCATCATCATCGCATTAGTGATGGTCTCAAACCACCTAAAGGTCGCCTATCCGGTGCTATTAGTCCTTGGCGGGCTGGCCATTAGCTTTGTGCCAAATTTACCAAGTATCAAGATCGATCCCGAGCTTATTTTCATCATATTTTTGCCGCCACTTCTTTATGAGGCTGCGTGGGCAAACTCGCTAAAAGAGCTCTATAAATGGCGCCGTACGATCGGCAGTTTCGCCTTTATCGTGGTTTTCATAAGCGCAGCAGCAGTTGCTTTGATAGCAAATTTAGTGATCCCTGGCTTCTCGCTCGCCCTTGGCTTCATGCTTGGCGCCATCGTCTCACCACCAGATGCGGTGAGTACGGCTGCGATCTTTAAATTTGTCAAAGCACCGCGCAGGATCAGCGCTATTTTAGAAGGCGAGAGCCTTTTAAATGACGCATCATCGCTCATCATCTTTCGCTTTGCCGCAGTGGCAGTGACTACTGGGCAGTTTATCTGGTACAAGGCGGCTGCAAGCTTTGTCTGGATGGTGGCTGGCGGTGTTTTGGTCGGTCTTGTGGTGGCATTAGTAGCCTACTTTTTGCATAAGACCTTGCCAACCGATGAGAACAGCGATACGATCATGACGATCACGACGCCTTATGTTATGTATATTTTAGCTGAGGAGCTTGGCGCGAGCGGCGTTTTGGCGGTAGTTTGCGGCGGACTTTACCTCTCGACAAAACGAAACGAAATTTTAACCGCTTCAACAAGGATCCACGCTTTCCCCGTTTGGTACAACCTTATTTTCTTGCTAAACGGCCTTGCCTTTACCATGATCGGCCTTGATCTGCCTGAAATTTTAGCAGGGCTAAAGCGTAGCGGTGTCTCGCTGCTTGAGGCACTATCTTACGGCGTTTTGGTGACTGCCGTGCTCATCGTCATTAGGCTTTTGGCATCATACGGAGCCGTTTATATCACGATATTTATGAAGCGCTTTATCAGCGTGGCGGATGATCGCAACCCTGGCAAAGCCACACCATTTATCGTCGGTTGGGCGGGCATGAGGGGCGTAGTCTCGCTAGCTACGGCACTCTCTATCCCCGCCATGGCTGGTAGCGAGCCGTTTCCGCATAGAGATCTCATCTTGTTTATCACCTTTGTCGTGATCTTGCTAACGCTCGTAGTTCAGGGGCTAAGCTTGCCACTGCTCATCAAAAGCGTGAAATTTCCAGACTTTAACGACCACATGCCAAATGAACTTGCAAGGATCAAGATCAAAAAGGCACTTGCGCAGGCTTCGCTTAAATTTAAAAAGGAGAAATTTGTGGGCGATGAGCATTTTTTATTTCAAAAGCTTGAGGAGGTTTGGAATTTCGAGCTTGAGAGCGAAAATTTTGAGATCAGTGACGAGACAAAACAGAGGTATTTTGAAATTTTAGAGGAACAAAGAAAGGCGCTTCGTGAGCTAAACAAAGACCCAAAAATCGACGAAGAGATCATCAGGATCTTTTTGTATCACATCGACCTTGAGGAGCGAAGGTGGCAGGAGCATAGCGAGTACTAAAATTTTCTTGCGACATTGCAACTTACCGCACCGCAAAATCTCTTGCCAAATTTGGCTTCGACGATGAGAACTAGCACGAAAAATATCTTCTCATCGTTTAGCCTCGCGATCTGGCGTAAAGTCTGGCTAGCGTCATTAAATTTAACATCATTTTCGCGCAAGCTCTTGCAAAACTCGGCCTCATCAAAGCCAAGCATGCGTGAAATTTCACTGATAGTGTAAGGCTCAAGCGAAGCGATGATGCGGTCCATGTTGCATATAGTTGGATTTTTGCGGTGCGTGGTGACATCGATCATCTCATTTATGAGCTTTACTAGCTTTCTTCTGCGGTTAAAAAGGTGCAAGATCACGGCACAAACGATCAAAGCTCCTGCAAATTTGTGCGTGCTCATCATCCACTCACTATAATCACCCATGGCGAAATTTAGCCCAGTAAATGCAAGCAGGCAGATACCACAAGCAAGAGCGCAAACAAGACAAAATTTATATATCACTTCTACTTTAAGCAATGCAAATTCCTTATTTTTTTTGAAATTATACACCTACTATGCAAAAAATGAAGAGCGCCAACTAGAAATTTAGCTGGCGCATTAGAGTAAATTTAGCTAAAACTTATAGTTAAAGCTGAGATTAAATGTGCGTGGATCGCCATAAACCATCATGTTTTTGCCGATGCCCTCGTAGTACTTTTTATTAAAGAGATTGTCGATATTTAGCTGCACGTCAAAGTTTTTACCAAATTTATATCCAAACATCAAATTTGCCAAGGTGTAGCCCTTTTGTGTGATCTCACCTGCGCCATTGCCAGTGTAAATTTTACTCTTATACATAGCTCCAGCCCCTACTCTAAAGTCCCTAAATTCATACTTTGCAAATAAATTTGCCGTGCTTCTTGATGAGTCGGTGGCGTATTTCTCGCCATTAGCATCTTTTGCGTTAAAGTGCGTTGCGCCAAAGCTTAGGCTTAAATTTTTAGTGATCTCGCCGTTTAGATCTAGCTCGACGCCCCTGCTTGTCACGCCTTTGCCAGCTTCATATATATCGGCATTTGTCGCTGGATTTTTCTTGCCAGTGTTTATGCCAAGCTTGTCTTGCACGATCTTAAAGACGCCAAGACTTGCTTGAAGTGCCCCGTCAAGATACTCGCCTTTGATGCCCACTTCATAGTCTTTGCCTTGGATCGGATCAAGATATTTGTCGTTTGCGTCCTTTACGTTTTGGGGTTTAAATATGCTCGTGTAGCTCGCATATAGAGTGTGGTTTGCTCCGATGTCGTAAGTGATGCCAAGATATGGCGTGATCTCATTTGTGAAATTTC is a genomic window of Campylobacter concisus containing:
- a CDS encoding putative transporter; the encoded protein is MFSSFFKDKKWALWAYGGALFIILLLVYQTHLNVRINEWYKNFYDIMQNSKDHNVDEFWQGILNFLKIAMPYVVTYTVISFFASHWVFRWREAMTFKYLKFWRNCQNDIEGSSQRIQEDVYRFAKIMESLGVQVLKAFMTLIAFIPVLWELSKSVSLPFIKDIEGSLVYIALLISIGGLIVSWFVGIKLPHLEYNNQKAEAAFRKELVYGEDDKLKFCQPNVMLELFTGLKLNYYKLFLHYGYFNLWLISFSQILVIVPYIIMGNGLFSGVITLGVLIQASNAFSQVRESFSVFIDNWTTITELRSVNKRLREFERNIGYKA
- a CDS encoding M48 family metallopeptidase; this encodes MKKFLLTLLTASMLITGCTSVTKSGVVGADRKQFMLVSSEAMEQSSAQAYVKTLTAARSKGELNVDPILTKRVQDIAKRLIAQTGVFREDALKWKWQVNVINEDTLNAWCMPGGRIVVYSGIIKKLNLTDAQLAAVMGHEIAHALREHSREQASTDQLKNIGIFAVATATGLGDLGASALNLASQYTISLPFSRSHETEADHIGTELMARAGYDPKEAVEVWVKMSKMNVGKIPEILSTHPSNESRIKDLKEIAAKLEPIYQATKKG
- a CDS encoding GNAT family N-acetyltransferase, with product MIERANLSDLEAITQIYNDYILDRSATADMRPVSTKEREPWFNAHGGSRPIFIYKENDEILGYCSLSDFNPKIAYDISVEISIYVAKEALKKGIGKQLLAHSLNEARGLNLKNVIALIFSKNEASLGLFLKFGFEKWGELPGVCLMDGEYKDVVILGLKL
- a CDS encoding type I restriction endonuclease; translation: MDEVKAKIKEIAANIEKLGASITTEEATKNAFIMPFIRALGYDVFNPLEVMPEYTQDIGTKQGERIDYAIFQNNEPVLLVECKKIGAELNAKNESQLLRYFNVSRAKFAILTNGRDYKFYTDLEEKNIMDTTPFLSFDITKIKDTQVLELEKFHKKNFDLENIFNTANNLKYTNQLEKVVSAELENPSREFASYFFRKISDQVATEKRVEQIMPLLKAVFAGRINDMVRDRLTSALDKETKKEAEPLPPQEDENKVITTQEELDAFYIVRAILAAVTNVENITYRDAQSYFAIFFNDNNRKPICRLYFTDNKKQIGIMDSEKNETRFQLDRIEDIYAYSEKLCEVAKFYASQN
- a CDS encoding Na+/H+ antiporter, yielding MIEHLLLFFALLAIIIALVMVSNHLKVAYPVLLVLGGLAISFVPNLPSIKIDPELIFIIFLPPLLYEAAWANSLKELYKWRRTIGSFAFIVVFISAAAVALIANLVIPGFSLALGFMLGAIVSPPDAVSTAAIFKFVKAPRRISAILEGESLLNDASSLIIFRFAAVAVTTGQFIWYKAAASFVWMVAGGVLVGLVVALVAYFLHKTLPTDENSDTIMTITTPYVMYILAEELGASGVLAVVCGGLYLSTKRNEILTASTRIHAFPVWYNLIFLLNGLAFTMIGLDLPEILAGLKRSGVSLLEALSYGVLVTAVLIVIRLLASYGAVYITIFMKRFISVADDRNPGKATPFIVGWAGMRGVVSLATALSIPAMAGSEPFPHRDLILFITFVVILLTLVVQGLSLPLLIKSVKFPDFNDHMPNELARIKIKKALAQASLKFKKEKFVGDEHFLFQKLEEVWNFELESENFEISDETKQRYFEILEEQRKALRELNKDPKIDEEIIRIFLYHIDLEERRWQEHSEY
- a CDS encoding chemotaxis protein → MLKVEVIYKFCLVCALACGICLLAFTGLNFAMGDYSEWMMSTHKFAGALIVCAVILHLFNRRRKLVKLINEMIDVTTHRKNPTICNMDRIIASLEPYTISEISRMLGFDEAEFCKSLRENDVKFNDASQTLRQIARLNDEKIFFVLVLIVEAKFGKRFCGAVSCNVARKF